In Pelosinus sp. IPA-1, a single window of DNA contains:
- a CDS encoding glycoside hydrolase family 3 C-terminal domain-containing protein gives MEKIDYRNETLSFEKRAQDLVAKMTLEEKVTQMVYNSPAIPRLGVPAYNWWSEALHGVARAGVATVFPQAIGLAATFDEKLIYDVAEVISIEARAKFHEFQKKGDHGIYKGLTFWSPNINIFRDPRWGRGHETFGEDPYLTGRLGVSFVKGLQGQDAKYLRTAACAKHFAVHSGPEGERHSFDAVVSPKDLRETYLPAFKECVKEAKVEAVMGAYNRVNGEPCCGSKMLLHETLRQEWGFTGHVVSDCWAIKDFHENHRVTSSAPESVALALNNGCDLNCGNMYLNLLIAYQEGLVSEEDIDTAVTRLMITRMKLGLFDAAEKVPYTTIGFEQNDCQEHRDFALEVAKKTLVLLKNENNLLPLDRNTIRSIAVIGPNANSREALSGNYFGTASNYVTVLEGIRGAVGNNMAVSYAQGCHLYREKVENLGEVQDRFAEAVSTAERADVVIMCMGLDASIEGEEGDVSNEYASGDKLGLQLPGLQQELLEVIYKTGKPIILILLSGSALAVTWAAEKIPGIIQAWYPGAEGGKALASVIFGECSPVGKLPITFYRTTEELPEFTDYSMRNRTYRYMKNEALYPFGYGLSYTTFTYHQLTLTNKKISVGENVECSILVKNTGLFASDETVQLYIKDVKASVEVPIWELRGIKKVHLLPGIIKRVTFSLTPRQLALINYEGKCILEPGEFEIYVGGCQPDTRSLQLLTGKVMEKITLEVIGEAIELEY, from the coding sequence ATGGAAAAGATTGATTATCGAAATGAAACATTGAGTTTTGAAAAACGAGCCCAAGATTTAGTCGCAAAGATGACCTTAGAAGAAAAAGTAACCCAAATGGTATACAATTCACCAGCGATTCCCCGATTGGGCGTCCCAGCTTACAATTGGTGGAGTGAGGCGCTACATGGTGTGGCGCGGGCAGGTGTTGCTACCGTATTTCCACAGGCAATCGGTCTGGCAGCTACTTTTGATGAGAAGTTGATTTACGATGTGGCTGAAGTTATCTCAATTGAAGCAAGAGCTAAATTTCACGAATTTCAAAAAAAAGGAGATCATGGGATATATAAGGGTTTGACATTCTGGTCTCCCAATATCAATATTTTTAGAGACCCTAGATGGGGACGTGGGCACGAGACTTTTGGGGAAGACCCATATTTGACAGGGCGGCTTGGTGTGTCCTTTGTCAAAGGGCTACAAGGGCAAGATGCAAAGTATTTAAGAACTGCCGCCTGTGCAAAGCATTTTGCCGTCCATAGTGGTCCAGAAGGTGAGAGGCATAGTTTTGATGCTGTGGTTTCACCAAAAGACTTGCGGGAAACCTATTTACCTGCATTTAAAGAATGTGTCAAGGAAGCGAAAGTGGAAGCGGTAATGGGGGCGTATAACAGAGTTAACGGTGAGCCCTGTTGTGGCAGTAAAATGCTTTTGCACGAGACACTACGACAAGAATGGGGATTTACTGGGCATGTGGTATCTGATTGTTGGGCAATAAAAGATTTTCATGAGAACCATAGAGTGACTAGTAGTGCTCCCGAATCAGTAGCCTTGGCTCTAAATAATGGTTGTGACTTAAACTGCGGCAATATGTATCTTAATTTATTGATTGCGTACCAAGAAGGTTTAGTTTCCGAGGAAGACATAGACACTGCGGTAACAAGATTAATGATTACAAGAATGAAACTAGGTTTGTTTGATGCTGCTGAAAAGGTTCCTTATACGACGATTGGTTTTGAGCAAAATGATTGTCAAGAGCATCGGGATTTCGCCTTGGAAGTAGCAAAGAAAACACTGGTGCTTTTGAAAAATGAAAATAATTTACTGCCTTTGGATCGTAATACAATAAGATCCATTGCGGTTATCGGGCCCAATGCTAACAGCAGGGAGGCACTAAGTGGCAATTATTTCGGTACAGCTTCTAACTACGTTACAGTACTGGAAGGAATCCGCGGAGCAGTAGGAAATAATATGGCGGTCTCTTACGCCCAAGGCTGCCATTTGTATAGAGAAAAGGTGGAAAATTTGGGAGAGGTGCAAGATCGATTTGCTGAAGCCGTTTCTACGGCAGAAAGAGCGGATGTTGTCATCATGTGTATGGGGTTGGACGCGAGTATCGAAGGGGAAGAGGGCGATGTTTCCAATGAATACGCGAGTGGGGATAAATTAGGCTTACAGTTACCAGGTTTGCAGCAAGAGTTACTTGAAGTTATTTATAAGACAGGGAAACCAATTATTCTGATACTTCTTTCGGGAAGTGCTTTGGCTGTGACCTGGGCGGCAGAAAAAATACCTGGCATCATTCAGGCTTGGTATCCGGGAGCAGAAGGGGGCAAAGCTTTGGCTTCGGTAATTTTTGGTGAATGTAGTCCCGTAGGAAAGTTACCAATTACCTTTTATCGAACCACTGAGGAACTACCTGAGTTTACGGATTATTCCATGAGAAATCGAACCTACCGATATATGAAAAATGAAGCTTTATACCCCTTTGGTTATGGACTTAGTTATACTACCTTTACATATCACCAATTAACATTAACGAATAAAAAAATTTCTGTTGGGGAAAACGTTGAATGTTCTATACTCGTAAAAAATACGGGACTTTTTGCATCGGATGAGACAGTGCAGCTGTATATAAAAGATGTTAAAGCAAGCGTAGAAGTCCCTATCTGGGAATTGCGAGGCATAAAAAAGGTCCATTTACTGCCAGGAATAATAAAAAGAGTAACCTTTTCCTTAACTCCAAGACAGTTAGCGCTGATTAATTATGAAGGTAAGTGTATATTAGAGCCTGGTGAATTTGAAATATACGTGGGCGGATGTCAGCCTGATACTAGGAGTCTTCAGTTATTGACTGGCAAGGTGATGGAAAAAATAACATTAGAGGTTATCGGCGAAGCGATAGAATTGGAGTATTAA
- a CDS encoding AraC family transcriptional regulator: MFIEGIHEKDIYTEAYPFRIELNTFENFDWPLHWHHAAELVYPIENGYHTTVNGQEYVMCEKDILFIAGGDTHSFNTRNNKGNRFFIQFDISTMDVFGQAHQLTPFLSITKLISAKDDPLLHTELERNIVGLIHEYQHRALGYTLFLNARIFDILVLLSRSVYSNVDFESSSCNSKKFHILEKLNLAFQYIEEQYQNDISLKDVSFAAGFSEYHFSRLFKEITGKHFLSYLNERRIKKAIQLLIAHNMSITEVALSSGFNSIATFNRTFKKLKGCTPVEYKKMQF; the protein is encoded by the coding sequence ATGTTCATAGAAGGCATTCATGAAAAAGATATCTATACGGAGGCATACCCCTTTCGGATTGAACTAAATACATTCGAGAACTTTGATTGGCCTCTACATTGGCATCATGCTGCAGAATTGGTATATCCAATTGAAAACGGCTATCATACTACAGTAAATGGCCAAGAATATGTGATGTGTGAAAAAGATATTTTATTTATCGCCGGTGGCGATACCCACAGTTTTAATACCCGCAACAATAAAGGCAATCGTTTTTTTATTCAATTTGATATCTCCACGATGGATGTTTTTGGTCAAGCCCATCAGCTCACTCCTTTTTTATCAATAACTAAACTTATTTCTGCCAAAGATGACCCCCTCCTACATACAGAATTAGAGCGAAATATTGTTGGACTAATTCATGAATACCAACATCGGGCATTAGGATACACTTTATTTTTAAATGCTCGTATATTTGATATTCTGGTTTTGTTATCCCGCAGTGTTTACAGCAATGTAGATTTTGAAAGTTCCAGCTGTAATAGCAAGAAATTCCATATTTTAGAAAAACTCAATTTAGCATTTCAATATATTGAAGAACAATATCAAAATGACATCTCTTTAAAAGATGTATCTTTTGCCGCAGGTTTTAGCGAATATCATTTTTCAAGACTCTTTAAAGAAATAACCGGAAAACATTTTTTGAGCTATTTAAATGAACGCCGTATAAAAAAAGCAATTCAATTATTAATTGCTCATAATATGTCCATTACTGAGGTTGCCCTCTCCTCTGGTTTTAACAGCATCGCTACCTTTAACCGCACTTTTAAGAAACTCAAAGGCTGTACACCTGTTGAGTACAAAAAAATGCAGTTTTAA
- a CDS encoding SIMPL domain-containing protein (The SIMPL domain is named for its presence in mouse protein SIMPL (signalling molecule that associates with mouse pelle-like kinase). Bacterial member BP26, from Brucella, was shown to assemble into a channel-like structure, while YggE from E. coli has been associated with resistance to oxidative stress.), with protein sequence MFKKTILLVAMSLLLAVPAFASEAPKTVVQVTGNSQKEVIPDVAKITLSVNSVNASLDKAKNENTQIVNRIFASLNDQGVTNEQIKTNTYQVDPIYNYEKDKLPKLEGYRVTNGLEIRTSIDKVGILVNEVTNAGANEINSIRFETANETDSKNEALKDAVADAMKKAEIIANTLNKRVARVTLVNESGVFYHPVMMESRMLKAASMDGAAPNIQAGKVTIGATVQVTVELE encoded by the coding sequence ATGTTTAAGAAAACAATTCTATTAGTGGCCATGAGTTTGCTGTTAGCTGTTCCAGCCTTTGCGAGTGAGGCTCCGAAAACAGTGGTACAGGTAACTGGAAATAGTCAAAAGGAAGTTATTCCTGACGTAGCCAAAATTACGCTTTCCGTGAACTCGGTTAATGCCAGTCTAGACAAAGCAAAGAATGAAAATACTCAAATCGTAAATCGCATATTTGCAAGTCTAAATGATCAGGGAGTAACAAACGAACAAATCAAAACAAATACATACCAGGTGGATCCAATTTACAACTATGAAAAAGATAAGTTACCTAAGCTGGAAGGGTACCGTGTAACTAATGGGCTAGAAATCCGTACTTCTATTGATAAAGTAGGAATTTTAGTTAATGAAGTTACTAACGCAGGTGCTAATGAGATAAATTCGATTCGTTTTGAAACAGCAAATGAAACAGACAGTAAAAACGAAGCATTAAAAGATGCTGTTGCAGATGCGATGAAAAAAGCCGAAATAATTGCTAATACGTTGAATAAAAGAGTTGCTAGAGTCACCCTTGTGAATGAGTCTGGTGTGTTTTATCACCCAGTCATGATGGAAAGCAGAATGCTAAAAGCAGCAAGTATGGACGGAGCTGCACCGAATATTCAAGCCGGTAAAGTAACCATCGGAGCTACCGTTCAAGTAACTGTTGAATTAGAATAG